A window from Jannaschia sp. S6380 encodes these proteins:
- the fdhF gene encoding formate dehydrogenase subunit alpha, which translates to MSDAITFTLDGETVAAQPGQTIWEVANGRGLVIPHLCHKPAPGYRPDGNCRACMVEIEGERVLAASCIREPAEGMVVTTDSAQAKGARKMVVEMLLADQPERDAAHDRSSHLWDMADAVGAGESRLPTLEAGRIPLLDDSHVAMRVNLDACIQCGLCVRACREVQVNDVIGMAGRGHDAYPVFDFDDPMGESTCVACGECVQACPTGALMPATMVDAAQVGDSADWDRETKSICPFCGVGCQVSLKAKGDRIVKVDGIDGPANEGRLCVKGRFGFDYIHHPHRLTVPLIRREDAPPKGLNVDPGDWGNVFREASWDEALDVAAGGLRGRGREVAGFGSAKCSNEEAYLFQKFIRQGFGHNNVDHCTRLCHASSVAALLENVGSGAVTATFNEIENADVAIVIGANPVENHPVAATYFKQFAKRGGKLIVMDPRGVGLRRHASHMLQFRPGADVALLNSIMHVIAEEGLTDRQYIEAMTENWAAQREHLRGFAPETVEGLTGIPADVVRDVARTFAGAKSAMIFWGMGISQHIHGTDNSRCLISLALMTGQIGRPGSGLHPLRGQNNVQGASDAGLIPMFLPDYASVLSDDVRAKYAALWGSEPLAEKGLTVTEILDAVHAGDIRAMYILGENPAMSDPDVDHAREALAALDHLVVQDIFLTETANYADVILPAAAFAEKTGTVTNTNRQVQMGRPAVPPPGDAREDWRITAELAWRCGLDWRYAHPKHVFAEMKQVMPSLDNITWDRLEREGAVTYPSLSPEDPGQPIVFGDRFPRPEGRAKFTPADVVPPDEVPDADYPMILTTGRQLEHWHTGSMTRRSRVLDAVEPEANCSLHPATLRRMGVAPGGHVRLTTRRGTVTLMARADRAIAPDMVFLPFAYVEAAANLLTNPALDPFGKIPEFKFSAVKVEPASPVAAE; encoded by the coding sequence CCGGGCTATCGCCCCGACGGCAATTGCCGCGCCTGCATGGTGGAGATCGAGGGGGAGCGCGTGCTGGCCGCGTCCTGCATCCGCGAACCGGCCGAGGGCATGGTGGTCACGACCGACAGCGCGCAGGCGAAGGGCGCGCGCAAGATGGTGGTCGAGATGCTTCTGGCCGACCAGCCGGAGCGGGACGCGGCGCATGACCGGTCGTCGCATCTGTGGGACATGGCCGATGCGGTCGGCGCGGGCGAAAGCCGCCTGCCGACGCTGGAGGCCGGGCGCATCCCGCTTCTGGACGACAGCCATGTCGCGATGCGGGTCAACCTGGATGCCTGCATCCAGTGCGGCCTCTGCGTGCGGGCCTGTCGCGAGGTGCAGGTCAACGACGTGATCGGCATGGCGGGCCGGGGGCACGACGCCTATCCCGTCTTCGATTTCGACGACCCGATGGGCGAGAGCACCTGCGTCGCCTGCGGCGAATGCGTGCAGGCCTGTCCGACGGGGGCGCTGATGCCGGCGACGATGGTGGACGCCGCGCAAGTTGGCGACAGCGCCGATTGGGACCGGGAAACGAAGAGCATCTGCCCGTTCTGCGGCGTGGGGTGCCAAGTGTCGCTGAAGGCGAAGGGCGACCGCATCGTCAAGGTGGACGGGATCGACGGACCGGCGAACGAGGGGCGGCTTTGCGTCAAGGGGCGGTTCGGGTTCGACTACATCCACCACCCGCACCGCCTGACCGTGCCGTTGATCCGCCGCGAGGACGCGCCGCCGAAAGGGTTGAACGTCGATCCGGGCGATTGGGGCAATGTGTTCCGCGAGGCGAGCTGGGACGAGGCGCTGGACGTGGCGGCGGGCGGATTGCGCGGCCGGGGGCGCGAAGTGGCCGGGTTCGGGTCGGCCAAGTGTTCGAACGAGGAGGCGTACCTGTTCCAGAAGTTCATCCGGCAGGGCTTCGGGCACAACAACGTCGACCACTGCACGCGGCTCTGCCACGCCTCGTCAGTCGCGGCCCTTCTGGAGAACGTCGGATCGGGCGCCGTCACCGCGACCTTCAACGAGATCGAGAATGCCGACGTCGCCATCGTCATCGGCGCCAACCCGGTCGAGAACCATCCCGTCGCCGCGACCTACTTCAAGCAGTTCGCCAAGCGCGGCGGCAAGCTGATCGTGATGGACCCTCGCGGCGTGGGCCTGCGGCGGCATGCCAGCCACATGCTGCAATTCCGGCCGGGGGCGGACGTGGCGCTGCTCAATTCGATCATGCACGTGATCGCCGAGGAGGGCCTGACCGACCGGCAATATATCGAGGCGATGACCGAGAACTGGGCGGCGCAGCGCGAACATCTGCGTGGCTTCGCGCCCGAGACGGTCGAGGGGCTGACCGGGATCCCGGCGGATGTCGTGCGCGACGTCGCGCGGACCTTCGCGGGCGCGAAATCCGCGATGATCTTCTGGGGCATGGGGATCAGCCAGCATATCCACGGGACGGACAATTCGCGCTGTCTGATCAGCCTTGCCCTGATGACGGGCCAGATCGGGCGTCCGGGATCGGGCCTGCATCCGCTGCGCGGGCAGAACAACGTGCAGGGCGCGTCGGATGCGGGGCTGATCCCGATGTTCCTGCCGGACTACGCCAGCGTCCTGTCGGACGACGTGCGGGCGAAATACGCGGCGCTCTGGGGGTCCGAGCCGCTGGCCGAGAAGGGCCTGACGGTGACGGAGATCCTGGACGCCGTCCATGCGGGCGACATCCGGGCGATGTACATCCTGGGCGAGAACCCGGCCATGTCGGACCCGGATGTGGACCACGCGCGCGAGGCATTGGCGGCGTTGGATCATCTGGTGGTGCAGGACATCTTTCTGACCGAGACGGCGAATTACGCTGACGTGATCCTGCCCGCCGCGGCCTTTGCGGAGAAGACGGGGACGGTGACCAACACCAACCGGCAGGTGCAGATGGGGCGCCCCGCCGTGCCGCCGCCGGGCGACGCGCGGGAAGATTGGCGGATCACGGCGGAGCTGGCCTGGCGCTGCGGCCTCGACTGGCGCTATGCCCATCCGAAGCACGTCTTCGCCGAGATGAAGCAGGTCATGCCGTCGCTCGACAACATCACCTGGGACCGGCTGGAGCGCGAGGGCGCGGTGACCTATCCGTCGCTCTCGCCCGAGGATCCGGGCCAGCCGATCGTGTTCGGCGACCGGTTCCCGAGGCCCGAGGGGCGCGCGAAGTTTACGCCCGCCGACGTGGTTCCGCCCGACGAGGTGCCGGATGCGGACTATCCGATGATCCTGACAACGGGGCGGCAGTTGGAGCATTGGCACACCGGGTCGATGACGCGGCGGTCCAGGGTCTTGGATGCGGTGGAGCCGGAGGCGAATTGCTCGCTGCACCCGGCCACCTTGCGGCGGATGGGCGTGGCACCGGGCGGGCATGTGCGCCTGACGACGCGGCGGGGCACGGTGACCTTGATGGCACGGGCGGACCGGGCGATCGCGCCGGACATGGTGTTCCTGCCCTTCGCCTATGTCGAGGCGGCGGCGAACCTTCTGACGAACCCGGCGCTCGACCCGTTCGGCAAGATCCCGGAATTCAAGTTCTCGGCCGTAAAGGTCGAACCCGCCAGTCCCGTCGCGGCGGAATAG
- the nuoN gene encoding NADH-quinone oxidoreductase subunit NuoN: MIADLNIILPEVVLAVYAMGALLVAVYTGQDKLARPLIWLTSLVLAMTAFWIAVSPEVGTGFNAMIVKDGFSRFAQVTILLSAAIVLLMGQDYMERAGLMKFEYPLLITLSVIGMMVMVSAGNLLTLYMGLELQSLSLYVVASMRRDSVKSTEAGLKYFVLGALSSGLLLYGISLTYGYAGSTEFAAVYLAATGSTSLGLLFGLVFMISGLAFKISAAPFHMWTPDVYEGAPTPVTAFFATAPKVAALGMFARVTHDAFGGAVGDWQQILVVLSVMSMFVGAIAAIGQRDIKRLMAYSSIAHMGYALMGLAAGTVGGVQAMLLYTAIYVVMNIGTFAFILSMSREGMEVTDIASLNQLSKARPGTALAILVLMFSLAGIPPMVGFFAKLYVLQAAVDAGLVWLAILGVVASVIGAFYYLRIVYFMYFGEGDPKLDTHMPVAQLAALVVAAGIMVLGVVNMFGLEGIAAAAAATLVN; encoded by the coding sequence ATGATCGCTGATCTGAACATCATCCTCCCCGAGGTCGTGCTCGCCGTCTACGCGATGGGGGCGCTGCTCGTGGCCGTCTATACCGGTCAGGACAAGCTCGCCCGGCCGCTGATCTGGCTCACCTCGCTGGTGCTGGCCATGACGGCTTTCTGGATCGCGGTCTCGCCCGAGGTGGGGACGGGGTTCAACGCGATGATCGTCAAGGACGGGTTCAGCCGCTTCGCGCAGGTCACGATCCTTCTGTCGGCGGCCATCGTCCTGCTGATGGGGCAGGACTACATGGAACGCGCCGGCCTGATGAAGTTCGAATATCCGCTGCTGATCACACTGTCGGTCATCGGCATGATGGTCATGGTCTCGGCCGGCAACCTGCTGACGCTCTACATGGGTCTGGAGTTGCAGTCGCTGTCGCTCTACGTGGTCGCGTCGATGCGGCGCGACAGCGTCAAGTCGACCGAGGCGGGGCTGAAATACTTCGTCCTCGGCGCGCTGTCGTCGGGCCTTCTGCTCTACGGCATCTCACTGACCTACGGCTATGCCGGGTCGACCGAGTTCGCCGCGGTCTACCTGGCCGCCACCGGCTCGACCTCGCTGGGCCTGCTGTTCGGCTTGGTCTTCATGATTTCGGGCCTGGCGTTCAAGATCAGCGCCGCGCCTTTTCACATGTGGACGCCCGACGTCTATGAGGGCGCGCCGACGCCGGTCACCGCCTTCTTCGCCACCGCACCCAAGGTCGCGGCGCTGGGCATGTTCGCCCGAGTCACGCATGACGCGTTCGGTGGCGCGGTCGGCGACTGGCAGCAGATCCTGGTGGTACTGTCGGTGATGTCGATGTTCGTGGGCGCCATCGCCGCCATCGGCCAACGCGACATCAAGCGGCTGATGGCCTATTCCTCGATCGCGCATATGGGTTACGCCCTGATGGGTCTGGCGGCGGGTACGGTGGGCGGTGTGCAGGCCATGCTGCTCTATACGGCGATCTACGTGGTGATGAATATCGGCACCTTCGCGTTCATCCTGTCGATGTCCCGCGAGGGGATGGAAGTGACGGACATCGCCTCACTCAACCAGCTTTCGAAGGCACGGCCGGGGACGGCGCTGGCCATCCTCGTGTTGATGTTCAGCCTTGCGGGCATCCCGCCGATGGTCGGCTTCTTCGCCAAGCTCTACGTGCTGCAGGCGGCGGTCGATGCCGGGCTCGTCTGGTTGGCGATCCTGGGGGTCGTCGCGTCGGTGATCGGGGCATTCTACTATCTGCGGATCGTGTATTTCATGTATTTCGGCGAAGGCGATCCCAAGCTGGACACTCATATGCCGGTGGCTCAGCTGGCGGCGCTCGTGGTCGCGGCCGGGATCATGGTCCTCGGCGTCGTGAACATGTTCGGTCTCGAGGGCATCGCCGCGGCCGCAGCAGCCACCCTTGTCAACTAG
- a CDS encoding NADH-quinone oxidoreductase subunit M — MDNLLSIVTFTPLIAAAILALFLRGDDEAAQRNAKWLALGATSFTFLVSIFILTGFDPQDTGFQFVEEREWLLGLQYKMGVDGISVLFVMLTTFLMPLVIASCWNVTTRVKDYMVALLVLETLMLGVFCALDLILFYLFFEAGLIPMFLIIGIWGGANRIYAAFKFFLYTLLGSVLMLVAMIFMYLDAGTTDIPTLLEHQFSYAPLNVLGLGIVGGAQTLLWLAFFASFAVKMPMWPVHTWLPDAHVQAPTAGSVVLAAILLKMGGYGFLRFSLPMFPVGSEVMGPLVLWLSAIAIVYTSLVAMMQDDMKKLIAYSSVAHMGFVTMGIFAANQQGVDGAIFQMISHGFISGALFLCVGVIYDRMHTREITAYGGLVNRMPAYALVFMLFTMANVGLPGTSGFVGEFLTLMGVFQVNTWVALVATTGVIFSACYALWLYRRVVFGDLIKESLRSITDMTGRERAIFAPLVVATILFGIYPSLITDIIGPSVANLVENHEIATADLILDHAVADAGH; from the coding sequence ATGGATAATCTCCTCTCCATCGTCACCTTCACGCCGCTGATCGCCGCCGCGATCCTCGCGCTGTTTTTGCGCGGCGATGACGAGGCGGCGCAGCGCAACGCCAAGTGGCTGGCCCTCGGCGCCACGAGCTTCACCTTCCTCGTCTCGATCTTCATCCTGACGGGGTTCGACCCGCAGGACACCGGCTTCCAGTTCGTCGAGGAGCGGGAATGGCTGCTGGGCCTGCAATACAAGATGGGCGTCGACGGTATCTCGGTCCTGTTCGTGATGCTGACGACCTTCCTGATGCCGCTGGTGATTGCATCCTGCTGGAACGTGACGACGCGGGTAAAGGACTACATGGTCGCGCTCCTGGTGCTGGAAACGCTCATGCTGGGCGTGTTCTGCGCGCTGGACCTGATCCTGTTCTACCTGTTCTTCGAGGCCGGGCTGATCCCGATGTTCCTGATCATCGGCATCTGGGGCGGGGCGAACCGCATCTACGCGGCGTTCAAGTTCTTCCTCTACACGCTGCTCGGCTCGGTCCTGATGCTGGTGGCGATGATCTTCATGTATCTCGACGCGGGCACCACCGACATCCCGACGCTGCTGGAGCATCAGTTCAGCTATGCGCCGCTGAATGTGCTGGGCCTCGGTATCGTCGGCGGGGCGCAGACGCTGCTATGGCTCGCCTTCTTCGCCAGCTTCGCGGTCAAGATGCCGATGTGGCCGGTCCATACCTGGCTGCCCGACGCGCACGTCCAGGCACCGACCGCGGGCTCCGTCGTGCTGGCCGCGATCCTGCTGAAGATGGGCGGCTACGGCTTCCTGCGCTTTTCGCTGCCGATGTTCCCCGTGGGGTCCGAAGTGATGGGCCCGCTCGTTCTGTGGCTCTCGGCGATCGCGATCGTCTACACCTCGCTCGTGGCGATGATGCAGGACGACATGAAGAAGCTTATCGCATATTCGTCCGTCGCGCATATGGGCTTCGTGACCATGGGTATCTTCGCCGCCAACCAGCAGGGCGTCGACGGGGCGATCTTCCAGATGATCTCCCACGGTTTCATCTCGGGCGCGCTGTTCCTCTGCGTGGGCGTGATCTACGACCGGATGCACACGCGCGAGATCACGGCCTATGGCGGGCTGGTGAACCGGATGCCGGCCTACGCGCTCGTCTTCATGCTGTTCACCATGGCCAATGTCGGCCTGCCCGGCACCAGCGGGTTCGTCGGTGAATTCCTGACACTGATGGGCGTGTTCCAGGTCAACACCTGGGTCGCGCTGGTCGCGACGACGGGTGTGATCTTCTCGGCCTGCTACGCGCTCTGGCTCTATCGCCGTGTCGTCTTCGGCGACCTGATCAAGGAGAGCCTGCGCTCGATCACCGACATGACAGGCCGGGAGCGCGCGATCTTCGCACCGCTGGTCGTGGCCACGATTTTGTTCGGGATCTATCCGAGCCTGATCACCGACATCATCGGGCCGTCGGTCGCGAACCTTGTCGAGAACCATGAGATCGCAACCGCCGACCTGATCCTGGATCACGCCGTCGCCGATGCCGGACACTGA
- a CDS encoding type III pantothenate kinase gives MLLTIDCGNTNTVFAIWDGTAFAASWRCATQATRTADEYYTWLRTLMDLHRIDVTITDVIVSSTVPRVVFNLRVLCDRYFGTRPYVVGKPDTRLPVDVRVDAGTQVGPDRLVNTVAGWDRHGGNLIVVDFGTATTFDVVDHDGAYVGGVIAPGVNLSLEALHMAAAALPHVDITQPQRVVGTNTVTCMQSGIFWGYVGLIKEVSARIRAERARTMKVVATGGLAPLFQQAETLFDAYDDDLTMHGLTVIHRYNKENA, from the coding sequence ATGCTACTGACCATCGATTGCGGCAACACCAACACCGTCTTCGCCATCTGGGACGGCACCGCCTTCGCGGCCTCCTGGCGCTGCGCCACGCAGGCCACGCGGACGGCCGACGAATATTATACCTGGCTGCGCACCTTGATGGACCTGCACCGGATCGACGTGACGATCACCGATGTCATCGTGTCCTCGACCGTGCCGCGCGTCGTCTTCAACCTGCGCGTCCTCTGCGACCGCTATTTCGGCACGCGGCCTTACGTCGTCGGCAAGCCGGACACGCGGCTTCCGGTCGACGTGCGCGTCGATGCGGGCACGCAGGTCGGGCCGGACAGGCTTGTAAATACCGTCGCGGGGTGGGACAGGCACGGCGGCAACCTGATCGTCGTCGATTTCGGCACCGCGACCACCTTCGACGTGGTCGACCATGACGGCGCCTATGTCGGCGGGGTGATCGCACCCGGCGTGAACCTCTCGCTGGAAGCCCTGCATATGGCCGCCGCGGCCCTGCCGCATGTCGACATCACGCAACCGCAGCGGGTGGTGGGAACCAACACCGTTACTTGCATGCAATCGGGCATCTTCTGGGGCTACGTGGGCCTTATCAAGGAAGTGTCCGCCCGTATCCGCGCAGAGCGCGCGCGCACGATGAAAGTCGTGGCAACCGGGGGCCTCGCGCCCCTGTTCCAACAGGCCGAGACGCTGTTCGACGCCTATGACGATGACCTCACGATGCACGGCCTGACCGTCATCCACAGATACAACAAGGAAAACGCATGA
- a CDS encoding biotin--[acetyl-CoA-carboxylase] ligase yields MLDEIDSTSVEAARRAPAQPTWVMARRQTTPRGRRGRAWRMAPGNFAASLVWRPQDDPAAMALRSFIASLALSDALIELGVRGLSLKWPNDVLLEGRKLAGILLECPRPGLLVLGIGVNLVAAPQPAEVEPGAVAPVSLLEASGLRLAPEALLDRLAPAFAAREALFRAEGFPAIRAAWLDRAAGRGQQVTARTMSETIAGRFEDVDADGRLVLRTPSGVRRIAAGDVFFGGT; encoded by the coding sequence GTGCTGGACGAGATCGACAGCACGTCGGTCGAGGCGGCCCGCCGCGCGCCGGCGCAGCCCACATGGGTCATGGCACGTCGTCAGACCACGCCCCGTGGACGCCGCGGGCGTGCTTGGAGGATGGCGCCTGGCAACTTCGCCGCCTCCTTGGTCTGGCGGCCACAGGACGATCCGGCGGCGATGGCGCTGCGCAGCTTCATCGCGTCGCTGGCCTTGTCCGACGCGCTGATCGAGTTGGGGGTGCGGGGGCTTTCGCTCAAATGGCCCAACGATGTCCTGCTGGAGGGGCGTAAGCTGGCCGGAATCCTGCTCGAATGCCCCCGTCCGGGACTGCTCGTCCTCGGCATCGGCGTGAACCTCGTCGCCGCGCCGCAGCCCGCCGAGGTAGAACCGGGCGCCGTGGCGCCCGTCTCGCTCTTGGAAGCGTCCGGCCTCCGCCTGGCCCCCGAGGCGCTGCTGGACCGTCTCGCTCCGGCCTTCGCCGCGCGCGAGGCGCTGTTTCGCGCCGAAGGGTTCCCCGCCATCCGCGCCGCGTGGCTGGATCGCGCCGCCGGGCGGGGGCAACAGGTCACGGCCCGCACCATGTCCGAGACGATCGCGGGGCGTTTCGAGGACGTGGATGCCGACGGCAGGCTCGTCCTTCGGACGCCGTCCGGGGTGCGGCGGATCGCGGCCGGCGACGTCTTCTTCGGAGGGACCTGA
- a CDS encoding ribonuclease J: protein MSAKRERLIYLPLGGAGEIGMNAYVYGYGPEGKERLILVDLGIAFPDMDTTPGVDIILPDISWLLANLNRLEAVFITHGHEDHLGGVGHLYPQLKKPIHARKFTANLARRKLQEKGQDPKAVVTAEPFPAMIDAGPFKVGFLPVSHSIPESGALVIDTPAGRIIHTGDFKIDRAPVVGEAFDADLWAEASKPGVRALVCDSTNVFSKHEGRSESEVAPNLIPLVASAKGMFVATTFASNVARLKSLADAGVAAGRSICLMGRAMRRMTEAAVEEGILTDFPRTISPEDAASLPRENLMLIVTGSQGERRAASAQLSRGKYFGMELKDGDTFLFSSKTIPGNEKDVARIMNNLSELGVDVVTDEDGLYHVSGHANRPDLETVHRIVDPQIVIPMHGEHRHLREHAKLAEATGRIGVVAPNGTMLELSGNQPKVVDHVETGRTYLDGSALVGQFDGVVRDRIRMALNGHVVVAVMVDDDDQILEDTWVDIRGLPELARGSASLASMMEEHLAGQLARADTRTAGDDEKLEDLIVKGVRKVAQDEVGKRPEVTVLITRLTAE from the coding sequence ATGAGCGCCAAGCGCGAGCGGTTGATCTACCTCCCCCTGGGCGGGGCGGGCGAGATCGGAATGAACGCCTATGTCTACGGCTACGGCCCCGAGGGAAAGGAACGCCTGATCCTCGTCGATCTCGGGATTGCCTTCCCGGACATGGACACCACCCCCGGCGTGGACATCATCCTGCCGGACATCTCATGGCTGCTGGCCAACCTGAACCGGCTGGAAGCGGTGTTCATCACCCATGGCCACGAAGACCACCTGGGGGGTGTCGGCCACCTTTATCCACAACTGAAGAAGCCGATCCACGCGCGCAAGTTCACCGCGAACCTCGCCCGTCGCAAGCTGCAGGAGAAGGGTCAGGACCCGAAGGCCGTCGTGACCGCCGAACCCTTCCCCGCCATGATCGACGCCGGCCCCTTCAAGGTGGGCTTTCTGCCGGTGTCCCACTCGATCCCGGAATCGGGCGCGCTTGTGATCGACACGCCGGCCGGCCGCATCATCCATACCGGCGACTTCAAGATCGACCGCGCGCCGGTCGTGGGCGAGGCGTTCGACGCCGACCTCTGGGCCGAGGCGTCGAAGCCCGGCGTTCGTGCGCTCGTCTGCGATTCCACCAACGTGTTCTCCAAGCACGAAGGCCGGTCGGAATCCGAAGTCGCGCCGAACCTGATCCCGCTGGTGGCCTCCGCCAAGGGCATGTTTGTCGCCACGACCTTCGCGTCGAACGTCGCGCGCCTGAAGTCGCTGGCCGATGCCGGCGTCGCGGCGGGCCGCTCGATCTGCCTGATGGGCCGGGCCATGCGCCGCATGACCGAAGCCGCGGTCGAGGAGGGGATCCTAACCGACTTCCCCCGGACCATATCGCCCGAGGACGCGGCCAGCCTGCCGCGCGAGAACCTGATGCTGATCGTCACCGGCAGCCAAGGGGAGCGCCGCGCCGCCTCCGCGCAACTCAGCCGTGGCAAGTATTTCGGGATGGAGCTGAAGGACGGCGACACGTTCCTCTTCTCCTCCAAGACGATCCCCGGAAACGAGAAGGACGTCGCCCGGATCATGAACAACCTGTCCGAACTGGGCGTGGATGTCGTGACCGACGAGGATGGCCTCTACCACGTTTCGGGCCATGCCAATCGCCCGGACCTGGAGACCGTGCACCGCATCGTCGATCCGCAGATCGTCATCCCGATGCATGGCGAACACCGCCACCTGCGCGAACATGCCAAGCTCGCCGAAGCCACGGGCCGGATCGGTGTGGTCGCACCGAACGGAACCATGCTGGAGCTGTCGGGCAACCAGCCGAAGGTTGTCGACCATGTCGAGACCGGGCGCACCTATCTCGACGGCTCGGCCCTGGTCGGGCAGTTCGACGGGGTGGTGCGCGATCGCATCCGCATGGCGCTGAACGGCCATGTGGTGGTGGCCGTCATGGTCGACGACGATGACCAGATCCTGGAGGATACCTGGGTCGACATTCGCGGCCTGCCCGAACTCGCGCGCGGCTCCGCCTCCCTCGCGTCGATGATGGAGGAGCATCTGGCCGGCCAGTTGGCCCGCGCCGATACGCGCACGGCCGGTGATGACGAAAAGCTGGAGGATCTGATCGTGAAGGGCGTCCGAAAGGTGGCCCAGGACGAGGTCGGAAAACGACCCGAGGTCACGGTACTCATCACGCGCCTGACTGCGGAATGA